The bacterium genome has a segment encoding these proteins:
- a CDS encoding enoyl-CoA hydratase family protein, with amino-acid sequence MAIHTEIDEQGIAVVTMDNPPVNALNIADTYRLAEVFRGYKHDTDVRVAILTAVGRGFNAGVDIKEMQVMEGFEGVLGTGDACYEAFGAVYDCAVPVIAAVQDFCLGLGIGLAGNCDLVVAAEGVKFSMPEVDNGALGAATHTARLVPEKVMRWMMYSCEPVAAEDLQRWGTVLSVVPGDQLMEEARRAAGVIASKPPGVIRKAKWSINGIDPVDVHRSYRFEQGFTYELNLMGEGEKARDAFVRGERESNKAAQ; translated from the coding sequence GTGGCCATTCACACCGAGATCGACGAGCAGGGCATTGCCGTCGTCACCATGGACAACCCGCCGGTGAACGCCCTCAACATTGCCGACACCTATCGGCTGGCCGAGGTCTTCCGCGGTTACAAGCACGACACCGATGTGAGGGTCGCCATCCTCACCGCCGTGGGCCGGGGGTTCAACGCCGGGGTGGACATCAAAGAGATGCAGGTCATGGAGGGCTTCGAGGGGGTCTTGGGCACCGGCGACGCCTGCTACGAGGCCTTCGGGGCGGTTTACGACTGCGCGGTTCCGGTGATCGCCGCAGTTCAAGACTTCTGCTTGGGCCTGGGTATCGGCCTCGCGGGGAACTGCGACTTGGTAGTAGCCGCCGAAGGCGTCAAGTTCTCCATGCCCGAGGTGGACAACGGCGCCCTGGGAGCAGCTACCCACACCGCCCGGCTGGTTCCCGAGAAGGTGATGCGCTGGATGATGTACAGCTGCGAGCCTGTGGCCGCCGAAGACCTCCAGCGGTGGGGGACCGTTCTCAGCGTGGTCCCGGGCGATCAGCTCATGGAGGAGGCCCGCAGAGCGGCGGGGGTGATCGCGTCCAAGCCGCCCGGAGTGATCCGCAAGGCCAAGTGGTCGATCAATGGGATAGACCCGGTGGACGTCCACCGCAGCTATAGGTTCGAGCAGGGGTTCACCTACGAGTTGAACCTCATGGGCGAAGGCGAAAAGGCCCGGGACGCCTTCGTCCGAGGCGAGCGGGAGTCGAACAAAGCCGCCCAGTAG
- a CDS encoding SDR family NAD(P)-dependent oxidoreductase, with translation MRFSGKVAVVTGAGSGIGQATSVRLADEGAVVVGSDVSAAGLEKTAAMVGEGAVFHSVVSDVRSRDACHELVTSVMDDHGRLDVLCNIAGVARGHRVGEVDQEVWDLIFGVNVEGVFWMSQAALPHLELSEGCIVNMASNAGLIGQAYTVPYCASKGAVIQITKAMAMETMKAGVRINAIAPGGVETNLATSFGFPSEPDMELMGRYMGMRGMSQADDIASAVAYLASDEAHRIHGAVLSIDAGLTAG, from the coding sequence ATGAGGTTTTCTGGGAAGGTGGCCGTGGTCACCGGAGCTGGGTCGGGTATCGGGCAGGCCACCTCGGTACGTCTGGCCGACGAAGGGGCCGTCGTGGTAGGCAGCGATGTCAGCGCTGCCGGACTGGAGAAGACCGCGGCGATGGTTGGCGAGGGGGCGGTGTTCCACTCGGTTGTGTCCGATGTGCGCTCCCGGGACGCTTGCCATGAGCTGGTTACCTCGGTCATGGACGACCATGGTCGCCTCGATGTGCTGTGCAACATCGCCGGAGTGGCCCGGGGCCATCGGGTGGGCGAAGTCGACCAAGAAGTGTGGGACCTGATTTTCGGTGTGAACGTTGAAGGCGTGTTCTGGATGTCGCAGGCCGCGCTCCCCCACTTGGAGTTATCGGAGGGCTGCATTGTGAACATGGCCTCCAACGCCGGACTGATCGGGCAGGCCTACACCGTGCCCTACTGCGCCAGCAAGGGGGCCGTGATTCAGATCACCAAGGCCATGGCCATGGAGACCATGAAGGCAGGCGTACGGATTAACGCCATCGCCCCGGGTGGAGTGGAAACCAATCTGGCCACATCCTTCGGCTTCCCCAGTGAGCCCGACATGGAGTTGATGGGGCGATACATGGGGATGCGGGGCATGTCCCAAGCCGATGACATCGCCTCGGCGGTGGCCTATTTGGCCTCTGATGAAGCCCATCGAATTCATGGAGCAGTGCTGAGCATCGACGCCGGGTTGACCGCAGGATGA
- a CDS encoding SDR family oxidoreductase, with protein MSWYPAGQRVLVTGASSGIGAALAVELGRCGAFVGLAARRGDRLEQVLGQVRDAGGDGCWWMLDLADLESVAPFAERAWAEMGPIDVLVNNAGAPRRRSMKRLTPEELDETMAVNFTGSARLSLALLPYMLERDSGAIVNVSSMGTQSMAFRTGAYGAAKAALNLFTEGLYFDLVGTGVRAHLFTPGSTATEFSTPKPGNDDPFLQPPDAFMDPVDVAKALIAKLGTDDFEGFAAPALKETAQAKRADPNGYLVEAIKMMGLRQR; from the coding sequence ATGAGCTGGTATCCGGCCGGCCAACGGGTGCTGGTAACCGGTGCCTCTTCGGGCATTGGTGCGGCGTTGGCGGTAGAGCTGGGGCGGTGTGGGGCATTTGTCGGATTGGCGGCCCGGCGGGGCGACCGCCTCGAACAGGTGTTGGGCCAAGTGCGAGATGCTGGCGGAGATGGCTGCTGGTGGATGCTGGATCTGGCTGACCTCGAAAGCGTGGCCCCGTTTGCCGAGCGAGCCTGGGCCGAAATGGGGCCCATCGACGTACTGGTGAACAACGCCGGCGCTCCTCGTCGCCGTTCGATGAAACGGCTTACCCCCGAAGAACTGGACGAGACGATGGCAGTGAACTTCACCGGTTCAGCCCGGTTGTCCCTGGCCCTGCTGCCCTACATGCTGGAGCGGGACTCGGGGGCAATCGTCAACGTGTCGTCAATGGGAACCCAGTCGATGGCATTTCGCACCGGCGCCTACGGCGCGGCCAAAGCCGCGCTCAACCTGTTTACCGAGGGTCTCTATTTTGATCTGGTTGGAACCGGCGTTCGAGCCCATTTGTTCACCCCCGGCTCTACCGCTACCGAGTTCTCCACTCCCAAGCCAGGAAACGACGATCCCTTCCTTCAGCCCCCCGACGCGTTCATGGACCCGGTGGATGTGGCCAAGGCGCTGATCGCCAAACTGGGCACCGACGACTTCGAGGGATTTGCTGCTCCGGCCCTGAAGGAAACCGCCCAGGCCAAGCGAGCCGACCCCAATGGATATCTGGTGGAAGCCATCAAGATGATGGGGCTGCGACAGCGCTAG
- a CDS encoding phosphotransferase family protein, protein MAEEFKHDLPDGMTDWIAEAGGGRITRLKRHIARREAWVVDVTRTDGSVAEYFLRLDRDGDGSGTHSVKSEAKVQTALVETGMKVPAICAWSEDLQAALHERMPGRADLDNAEPEEQAAVLDDFIQQLVLLHSLDPDSLGLDHMPVPTTSAECALGEIDFVEQFLGGMVTDPLYTYSLQWIRNHVPERLDRVSLLQGDTGPANFMFREGQVSAIVDWEWAHFGDPMEDFGNICTREFYCPSTPDEGLAPLFRRYEELSGFPVYLDSVRYYRVQQFVRSIVSLARITATNDPQMPNAMNWAYRYICERATCEALADAMSIELERPELPQVEMGSSLEGVVVQNLRDEVLPAVDGDFPRHRLEHATLLVECLDRQKQLGPDLASIELDEIAALTGRRADSLDDGLMELDRAIQGWGTEKEAEVLRYLARRAWRLEYLWKPVVDLFPDRKFSRID, encoded by the coding sequence ATGGCTGAGGAGTTCAAGCACGACCTACCCGACGGGATGACCGACTGGATCGCTGAAGCGGGGGGCGGTCGCATTACCCGGTTGAAACGTCACATCGCCCGGCGTGAAGCGTGGGTGGTTGACGTGACCCGAACCGACGGGTCGGTGGCCGAGTATTTTCTGCGCTTAGACCGAGACGGCGACGGCAGCGGGACGCACTCGGTGAAGAGCGAGGCCAAAGTGCAGACCGCGCTGGTCGAGACTGGCATGAAGGTTCCCGCCATTTGCGCTTGGAGTGAGGATCTTCAGGCTGCGTTGCATGAGCGGATGCCGGGACGGGCCGATTTGGACAACGCCGAACCCGAAGAGCAGGCCGCGGTGCTCGATGACTTCATCCAGCAGTTGGTTCTGCTTCACTCGCTGGATCCCGACTCGCTGGGGCTCGACCACATGCCCGTTCCCACCACGTCGGCCGAGTGCGCGTTGGGCGAGATCGACTTTGTGGAGCAGTTCCTCGGCGGCATGGTGACCGATCCGCTGTACACGTATTCGCTCCAATGGATTCGGAACCATGTTCCCGAGCGCCTCGACCGAGTAAGCCTCTTGCAGGGCGATACCGGCCCGGCCAATTTCATGTTCCGCGAAGGGCAGGTGAGCGCCATCGTCGACTGGGAATGGGCCCACTTCGGAGATCCCATGGAGGACTTTGGCAACATCTGCACCCGGGAGTTCTACTGTCCTTCGACTCCCGACGAGGGTCTCGCTCCGCTGTTTCGCCGGTACGAGGAACTGTCCGGCTTTCCCGTGTACCTCGATTCGGTTCGCTACTACCGGGTACAGCAGTTTGTGCGGTCCATCGTGTCGCTGGCCCGCATTACCGCCACCAACGACCCCCAAATGCCCAATGCCATGAACTGGGCCTACCGCTACATCTGCGAACGGGCTACCTGTGAGGCGCTGGCCGACGCCATGAGCATCGAGTTGGAGCGTCCCGAACTGCCCCAAGTCGAAATGGGCTCCTCTCTGGAAGGCGTGGTCGTCCAAAACCTGCGCGATGAGGTGCTGCCCGCCGTCGACGGAGACTTCCCCCGCCATCGGCTGGAGCACGCCACGCTGCTGGTGGAGTGCCTAGACCGCCAGAAGCAGCTCGGCCCCGATCTTGCCAGCATTGAGTTGGACGAAATCGCCGCGCTGACCGGCCGACGGGCCGACAGCCTCGATGACGGACTGATGGAGCTAGACCGCGCAATCCAGGGATGGGGCACAGAGAAGGAAGCCGAAGTGCTCCGTTATCTGGCTCGGCGGGCGTGGCGGCTGGAGTACCTGTGGAAGCCGGTGGTGGACCTGTTTCCCGACCGCAAGTTCTCAAGAATCGACTAG
- a CDS encoding DUF222 domain-containing protein — protein sequence MEFTPVASQNDCADGLSGCGCGALVCVAVADVAALSEDELRRELGAVSRAESKLAGYKARILAEVARRHDTAGAKKVAREVLRSSPSSAHHDVKAAERLAGLGETSGALAAGEIPADHARLIARASSEGPIDEAELVEAAKTQTYDEVARTVKRQQHELSGDDGQAIHDRRKKNRTGRCFQNRDTGMYVINAEFDPVTGAHIAGALADKERELWRVEDPKARPTHVQRCADALAELILHPEKGKAAGIALVLVADYDASHKELVDARLSDGTPLPAKELVKLACEADIFPAVFNARTQDLWLGRRRRCASDAQRIALMVRDKACVGCGADANRSFAHHIEHWQNGGATDYPNLVTVCNDCHHDIHDRHHQVEQDCRTGKHSVVSPPEAFPDTGTDTWQPKQLNPVLRN from the coding sequence ATGGAATTCACGCCTGTGGCCAGCCAGAATGACTGCGCCGATGGCCTTAGTGGCTGTGGTTGCGGGGCGCTGGTTTGCGTTGCAGTCGCCGATGTGGCTGCGTTGTCGGAGGACGAGTTGCGGCGAGAGTTGGGGGCGGTTAGCCGGGCGGAGTCGAAGCTGGCCGGGTACAAGGCCCGGATCCTGGCCGAGGTGGCCCGCCGCCATGACACGGCCGGGGCCAAGAAAGTGGCCCGGGAGGTGCTGCGTTCGTCTCCGTCTTCGGCTCACCACGACGTGAAGGCGGCTGAGCGCCTTGCCGGGCTAGGGGAGACTTCCGGGGCTCTGGCCGCAGGAGAAATTCCTGCGGATCATGCCCGGTTGATTGCTCGGGCGTCGTCTGAGGGGCCCATCGACGAGGCTGAGCTGGTGGAGGCCGCCAAGACGCAGACTTACGACGAGGTGGCCCGCACCGTCAAGCGCCAGCAGCACGAGTTGTCGGGCGACGACGGACAGGCGATCCACGATCGGCGAAAGAAGAACCGCACAGGCCGGTGTTTCCAGAACAGGGACACGGGCATGTATGTGATCAACGCCGAGTTCGACCCGGTTACCGGGGCGCATATCGCTGGAGCGCTGGCCGACAAAGAGCGGGAGCTGTGGCGCGTCGAGGATCCCAAAGCGAGGCCAACCCACGTCCAGCGCTGCGCTGATGCACTGGCCGAGCTGATCTTGCACCCCGAAAAGGGCAAGGCCGCGGGTATCGCGCTGGTGCTGGTGGCCGACTATGACGCTTCTCACAAAGAATTGGTGGATGCCCGTCTATCCGACGGCACGCCGCTTCCCGCCAAGGAACTGGTGAAGCTGGCCTGCGAGGCCGATATTTTCCCGGCGGTGTTCAACGCCAGAACCCAGGACCTGTGGCTGGGACGGCGTCGCCGTTGTGCCTCAGACGCCCAGAGAATCGCGCTGATGGTGCGCGACAAAGCCTGTGTGGGCTGCGGGGCCGATGCGAACCGCAGCTTCGCCCACCACATCGAGCACTGGCAGAACGGCGGCGCAACCGACTACCCCAACCTCGTCACAGTGTGCAACGACTGCCACCACGACATCCACGACCGACACCACCAAGTAGAACAGGATTGTCGAACCGGCAAACACAGCGTCGTATCGCCGCCCGAGGCCTTCCCCGACACCGGAACCGACACCTGGCAGCCCAAACAGCTAAACCCCGTGCTCCGAAACTGA
- a CDS encoding LLM class flavin-dependent oxidoreductase, with protein MRIGYLIDTNHGHYDQPLPEPDNAANALDAMIEEGILAEQCGFHSIQVPDRHGRTESYFGSPLNLLMILARETSRVAIGSYCLVNTLYHPMEVAEQCAIIDNISRGRLYMTWGRGFHAGYWGQFGVPSERMLGRYLENVAIIDKALQSKGERFSWEGDFYQVHDGLLSPNSYQQPRFPFWGGGQLPAAIERCGVYAESWTCDDFPILKETWEAQASAYRAKAMEHGKEPFIVLMRKAWVADTFEQAAEQYGTHYVPEMRFYCEQGILAHHPEFDSPEKITTESAREHIVVGSPAQCRERLEQYYEELGVQYFTVQFRMVTGPSFEATREQIQRFGEEVVQPLHRKYPAPDHPAIPEACRW; from the coding sequence TTGCGCATCGGCTATCTGATCGACACCAACCACGGGCACTACGACCAGCCCCTGCCCGAACCGGACAACGCGGCCAACGCCCTCGATGCCATGATCGAAGAGGGCATCCTGGCCGAGCAGTGCGGGTTCCACTCCATTCAAGTGCCCGATCGCCATGGCCGCACCGAGTCGTATTTCGGCTCGCCGCTGAACCTGCTGATGATCTTGGCCCGGGAGACCAGCCGGGTGGCCATCGGCTCCTATTGCCTGGTCAACACGCTCTATCACCCCATGGAAGTGGCCGAGCAGTGCGCCATCATCGACAACATCTCCAGGGGCCGGCTGTACATGACCTGGGGCCGGGGCTTCCACGCCGGCTACTGGGGCCAGTTCGGGGTTCCCTCCGAGCGGATGCTGGGCCGCTACCTGGAGAATGTGGCCATCATCGACAAGGCGCTGCAATCCAAGGGCGAGCGGTTTAGCTGGGAGGGAGACTTCTACCAGGTACACGATGGCCTGCTGTCGCCCAATTCTTATCAGCAGCCCCGGTTCCCGTTCTGGGGCGGCGGCCAGCTTCCCGCGGCCATCGAACGGTGCGGGGTTTACGCCGAGTCTTGGACCTGCGACGACTTCCCCATCCTCAAAGAAACGTGGGAAGCGCAGGCCAGCGCCTACCGGGCCAAAGCCATGGAACACGGCAAGGAGCCGTTCATCGTCCTGATGCGAAAGGCCTGGGTGGCCGACACCTTCGAACAGGCCGCCGAGCAGTACGGAACCCACTATGTGCCTGAAATGCGCTTCTACTGCGAGCAGGGCATCCTGGCCCACCACCCCGAATTCGACTCTCCCGAGAAGATCACCACCGAATCGGCCCGCGAGCACATCGTGGTTGGCTCCCCCGCCCAATGCCGGGAACGGTTGGAGCAGTACTACGAAGAACTGGGCGTGCAGTATTTCACCGTGCAGTTCCGCATGGTCACCGGGCCGTCTTTCGAAGCTACCCGCGAGCAGATCCAGCGCTTCGGCGAGGAGGTGGTGCAGCCGTTGCACCGCAAGTACCCCGCTCCCGACCATCCGGCCATACCAGAAGCCTGCCGGTGGTGA
- a CDS encoding Lrp/AsnC family transcriptional regulator: protein MSELDSIDRTILNELQIDARMSNAELAERVGLSPSACYRRVRRLEADGVIAGYVMIVNPEAINRSLDVFVEISLVSQSEANLRQFEKEVVECPEVMSCHLMAGDADYLLHLAVADQRDFERIHNQYLSRFSGVGRLRSSFAIRSVWETTRHEL, encoded by the coding sequence GTGTCTGAATTGGATTCAATCGATCGAACTATTCTCAACGAACTCCAGATCGATGCTCGCATGTCCAACGCCGAGCTCGCTGAGCGGGTGGGCCTGTCGCCCTCCGCGTGCTACCGGCGGGTCCGCCGCCTCGAGGCTGACGGGGTGATCGCCGGCTACGTGATGATCGTCAACCCTGAAGCCATCAACCGTTCCCTCGATGTGTTCGTCGAGATCTCTTTGGTGAGCCAGAGCGAGGCGAATCTGCGCCAGTTCGAGAAAGAGGTGGTGGAGTGTCCCGAGGTCATGTCCTGCCATTTGATGGCTGGTGACGCCGACTATCTCCTGCATCTCGCGGTGGCCGATCAGCGCGATTTCGAGCGAATCCACAACCAATACCTGTCCCGCTTCAGCGGCGTGGGCCGCCTGCGATCCAGTTTCGCCATCCGTTCTGTGTGGGAGACCACCCGCCACGAGCTTTAG
- the ald gene encoding alanine dehydrogenase: MRIGVPKEIKSEERRVALTPGGATELVNRGHQVVVERGCGAGAGFTDEEYIAHGATVADSAPLLFDQAELIVKVKEPQAEERARLDQNQVLFTYLHLAADGVQTAELIDQGVTAIAYESVVGPNGGLPLLAPMSQVAGRMSIQAGAHCLESSQGGRGVLLGGVPGVAPAKVVILGGGVVGRNAVQMAIGLGADVTVIDRDVSVLEDLSSRYGSALHTLHSSGGALEEAVLGADLVIGAVLVRGARAPHLVTTEMVKQMRPRSAVVDVAIDQGGCIETSRPTTHANPTYLAYDVVHYCVANMPGAVPRTSTFALENATLPYVMKLADLGPKEAMRADAGLRAGLSVCGGHVTEPAVAESLGLDHTPPEQVLGFSQCAA, from the coding sequence ATGCGGATCGGGGTTCCTAAGGAGATCAAGAGCGAAGAGCGTCGAGTGGCGCTGACGCCCGGCGGTGCGACCGAGCTTGTCAATCGCGGCCACCAAGTTGTTGTGGAGCGCGGCTGCGGTGCCGGGGCGGGCTTCACCGATGAGGAGTACATCGCCCACGGGGCGACCGTTGCAGATTCTGCTCCGTTGCTATTCGATCAAGCCGAACTGATCGTCAAGGTCAAAGAGCCCCAAGCCGAAGAGCGGGCCCGCCTCGACCAAAACCAAGTCCTGTTCACCTATCTGCACCTCGCAGCAGACGGGGTGCAGACTGCTGAGTTGATTGACCAGGGCGTCACGGCCATCGCCTACGAATCGGTAGTCGGTCCCAACGGTGGTCTGCCTCTGTTGGCCCCCATGTCACAGGTAGCAGGACGTATGTCGATACAGGCCGGAGCCCATTGTCTGGAGTCCTCGCAAGGGGGTCGGGGGGTGCTGCTCGGCGGCGTGCCCGGCGTTGCCCCGGCCAAAGTGGTCATTCTCGGCGGAGGCGTGGTTGGCCGCAACGCAGTGCAAATGGCCATCGGGCTGGGCGCCGATGTGACGGTGATCGACCGCGACGTTTCGGTATTGGAGGACCTGAGCTCGCGGTATGGCTCGGCTTTGCACACCCTGCACTCCAGCGGAGGCGCCCTCGAAGAGGCGGTCCTCGGGGCCGATCTGGTGATCGGCGCCGTTCTGGTGCGAGGCGCTCGAGCCCCTCACCTCGTCACCACTGAGATGGTCAAGCAGATGCGTCCCCGATCAGCGGTGGTGGACGTCGCCATCGACCAGGGCGGCTGTATCGAGACTTCCCGACCCACAACCCATGCCAACCCCACCTACTTGGCCTACGACGTGGTCCACTACTGCGTGGCCAACATGCCCGGCGCCGTTCCCCGAACCTCGACATTCGCGCTGGAGAACGCCACGCTCCCCTATGTGATGAAACTGGCCGACCTCGGACCCAAAGAAGCCATGAGAGCCGATGCCGGGCTCCGGGCTGGCCTGTCGGTGTGCGGGGGCCATGTCACCGAGCCTGCGGTTGCCGAGTCGCTTGGCCTCGACCACACCCCGCCAGAACAGGTTTTGGGCTTCAGCCAGTGCGCGGCTTGA
- a CDS encoding GMC family oxidoreductase N-terminal domain-containing protein, which produces MVDTVIVGGGSAGSVLAARLSEDPARRVLLLEAGPDYGSRVPSDLVDITVSSHPDHDWGDEVRLPGGRTQPYPRGRVLGGSSAVNGGIAVRAMPADFDSWGFAEWRWEAMLDCFRRLETDLDGEEQWHGRDGPLPILRTPESELNPVHTVFYEACDAVGHGFIADHNAPNSYGVGPLPRNRRGLQRVSAADAYLTPDVRRRPNLEVRGNCLARTVRWSGNRAIGLDAIQNGREQVLAADEVVLAAGAIQSPLLLWRSGIGPAAELAGLGTSVVADRPGVGANFSDHPAVYLFALPKPEMVAPGDVTIQTLLRFTSTSGPANDLQLFPVGVIDLSANPRRRDEAGGLDSVFALNAALQQVEIRGSVRPVSSDPVDPPAITYPFLAHKPDLERLAEAFELGLELLMSPSYQKVADGPLFLPDRLARDDLLAHVFAHHVAFYHGVGTCAMGRSDDPAAVVGPRGQVWGTEGLRVCDASIMPEVPRANTNLNVIAIAERMAELV; this is translated from the coding sequence GTGGTTGACACCGTCATCGTAGGGGGAGGTTCGGCGGGATCGGTCTTGGCCGCCCGCTTGTCGGAGGACCCTGCCCGACGAGTGCTGCTTCTAGAAGCCGGACCCGACTACGGAAGCCGCGTGCCCTCCGACCTGGTTGACATCACGGTGTCATCGCATCCTGATCACGACTGGGGGGACGAGGTCCGGCTGCCCGGCGGGAGGACTCAGCCCTATCCCAGAGGGCGTGTGCTGGGTGGCAGTTCGGCAGTCAACGGCGGCATCGCCGTGCGGGCCATGCCCGCAGACTTCGACTCCTGGGGGTTCGCCGAGTGGCGGTGGGAGGCGATGCTGGATTGCTTCAGGCGGCTGGAGACCGACCTTGATGGAGAAGAGCAGTGGCACGGCCGCGATGGTCCTTTGCCCATTTTGCGCACTCCTGAGTCTGAGCTCAACCCGGTTCACACGGTGTTCTACGAGGCGTGCGATGCCGTGGGGCATGGCTTCATCGCCGATCACAATGCACCAAATTCCTACGGGGTTGGGCCTCTGCCCCGCAATCGGCGGGGACTGCAACGGGTATCGGCAGCCGATGCCTACCTGACCCCCGATGTTCGGCGTCGGCCGAATCTCGAGGTACGAGGCAATTGTCTGGCCAGGACGGTGCGATGGAGCGGCAACCGGGCTATTGGACTGGATGCGATACAAAACGGCCGAGAACAGGTGCTAGCGGCCGACGAGGTCGTCTTGGCGGCTGGAGCGATCCAGTCGCCCCTGTTGTTGTGGCGCTCTGGGATCGGCCCGGCCGCGGAATTGGCCGGCCTGGGCACCAGTGTGGTCGCCGACCGCCCGGGAGTGGGGGCCAACTTCTCCGACCATCCCGCGGTCTACCTGTTTGCCCTGCCCAAGCCGGAGATGGTGGCTCCTGGGGATGTGACCATCCAAACCTTGCTGCGGTTCACCAGCACGTCGGGGCCCGCCAACGATCTCCAATTGTTCCCGGTCGGTGTGATCGACTTGTCGGCCAACCCGCGCCGCCGAGACGAGGCAGGGGGCCTGGATTCCGTTTTCGCGCTGAACGCAGCCCTGCAACAAGTTGAGATCCGGGGGTCTGTCCGCCCGGTTTCATCTGATCCAGTCGACCCTCCGGCAATCACCTACCCGTTCTTGGCCCACAAGCCCGATCTGGAACGCCTCGCGGAAGCCTTTGAGCTCGGTTTGGAGTTGTTAATGTCGCCCTCGTACCAGAAGGTGGCCGACGGCCCGCTGTTTCTGCCGGATCGGCTTGCTCGTGATGATCTGCTGGCCCATGTATTCGCCCATCATGTGGCCTTCTACCACGGAGTCGGCACCTGTGCGATGGGTCGGTCCGACGACCCCGCGGCGGTGGTCGGACCCCGCGGCCAGGTATGGGGCACGGAGGGGTTGCGGGTCTGCGATGCCTCGATCATGCCCGAGGTGCCAAGAGCCAACACCAATCTGAACGTCATAGCCATTGCCGAGCGAATGGCTGAGTTGGTCTAG
- a CDS encoding MFS transporter, translating into MAGQVVFGSTMTIIGASLSDISESLGTTNATLSWAVSAPFLGLAAGTTVFGTLGDLWGHRRMLILGLTVFTAATGVCGLAWDPLSFIGFRALVGLGGAMTIPNGMAIMMAAFPVNQRARAMGWFQFAAVGGPAIGLVTGGALVDALGWRAIFAVYTPIAAIGLIAAILVVRPSRAGEAKPVDVAGALSLVAAVVVLMVALDRGANLGFDHPVALALLALVPATIWTFVAIERRTAHPMVPLEWFRRRNYAGPVVASATANAAYMGGFILAPQLLQERYGYTLTAATVFLVVRLVFFSLSSPVGGRLTATRGERWTSCLGSALVVLAMVSFAAGSLVDTVVLVILGLALAGGGLGVAGPAYQVSVVGAVPMDRLGAATGMFQTLTSLGTAAGVQVLVLAVGENVSGAAFASAFWLGAAVAAVGVIGAAAISSADSDLAE; encoded by the coding sequence TTGGCCGGGCAGGTGGTGTTCGGCTCCACCATGACCATTATCGGCGCCTCTCTGTCGGACATCTCGGAAAGCCTGGGTACCACCAACGCAACGTTGTCGTGGGCGGTCTCTGCCCCGTTCCTTGGTCTCGCCGCGGGGACAACGGTATTCGGCACCCTGGGCGACTTATGGGGGCACCGGCGGATGCTGATCCTCGGTTTGACCGTATTCACCGCAGCCACTGGAGTGTGCGGCCTGGCCTGGGACCCCCTTAGCTTTATCGGGTTCCGGGCGTTGGTAGGGCTGGGCGGCGCCATGACGATTCCCAACGGGATGGCGATCATGATGGCTGCGTTCCCGGTCAATCAACGGGCTAGGGCCATGGGCTGGTTCCAATTCGCGGCCGTTGGAGGACCGGCCATCGGGTTGGTGACCGGCGGCGCGTTGGTGGACGCGCTGGGCTGGCGGGCAATCTTCGCCGTCTACACCCCCATTGCTGCGATAGGCCTGATTGCTGCGATTCTCGTTGTTCGTCCTTCCCGTGCCGGCGAAGCCAAGCCGGTCGACGTGGCGGGCGCGCTCAGCTTGGTGGCCGCGGTAGTCGTGTTGATGGTAGCTCTGGACCGGGGCGCCAACCTGGGTTTCGACCACCCGGTTGCATTGGCGCTGTTGGCCCTCGTTCCGGCAACCATCTGGACATTCGTGGCCATCGAACGACGTACGGCTCACCCGATGGTCCCGCTTGAGTGGTTCCGCCGCCGGAACTATGCCGGGCCGGTTGTGGCCTCAGCCACGGCCAATGCAGCCTATATGGGCGGATTCATCCTCGCGCCCCAACTCTTGCAAGAGCGCTATGGGTACACTCTGACTGCCGCCACGGTGTTTCTGGTAGTTCGCCTGGTCTTCTTCAGCCTCAGCTCACCGGTGGGCGGCCGGCTGACTGCTACCCGGGGAGAGCGATGGACTTCCTGTTTGGGCAGCGCGCTGGTGGTCTTGGCCATGGTGTCGTTCGCGGCGGGATCGCTGGTCGACACCGTAGTGCTGGTGATCCTGGGGCTGGCGCTGGCCGGCGGAGGGCTAGGGGTGGCCGGGCCGGCCTATCAGGTTTCGGTCGTGGGGGCAGTGCCGATGGACCGTCTTGGGGCGGCAACCGGGATGTTCCAAACGCTCACCAGCCTGGGCACTGCCGCTGGCGTCCAGGTACTGGTGCTGGCTGTGGGAGAGAACGTCTCCGGAGCAGCCTTTGCCAGCGCATTTTGGCTGGGCGCGGCAGTAGCCGCGGTCGGTGTAATTGGTGCTGCTGCTATTTCCTCAGCGGACTCCGACTTGGCGGAGTAG